One Roseburia rectibacter DNA window includes the following coding sequences:
- a CDS encoding helix-turn-helix transcriptional regulator, with product MKNQNIAKVLKEYRKRNHLSVNDVSLLLDERSFTAAPKTIYGWESGQANPSADILLTLCDIYNITDILDAFGYDSNENFHVTPSERMIIEAYRAHPEMHEAVSVLLGCSAPRKNPAPLHGTTIQKDSSHKKQHSAEMNTLTAHKNISSNNQHL from the coding sequence ATGAAAAATCAGAATATAGCAAAGGTTTTAAAAGAATATCGTAAACGTAATCATCTGTCTGTCAATGATGTATCTCTCCTGTTGGACGAACGTTCTTTTACCGCTGCTCCAAAGACAATTTACGGTTGGGAAAGCGGGCAGGCAAATCCAAGTGCAGATATCCTATTAACACTCTGTGATATATATAATATTACCGATATTCTTGACGCATTCGGTTATGACAGTAATGAAAATTTTCATGTAACGCCCTCTGAACGGATGATCATCGAAGCCTACCGTGCACATCCGGAAATGCATGAGGCAGTCAGCGTTCTGTTAGGCTGCAGTGCGCCACGCAAAAATCCTGCACCTTTACACGGTACGACAATACAAAAAGACAGTTCACATAAAAAACAACACTCTGCGGAAATGAATACTTTGACCGCCCATAAGAATATTTCTTCCAATAACCAGCATCTGTAA
- a CDS encoding aldo/keto reductase, giving the protein MQYRRDKKGNEISVLGYGCMRFTKNGSSVDIDKAEKEVMAAIKAGVNYFDTAYVYAGNEVAVGEILNRNHCREQIYLATKLPHYLIKSVAGAEKMFQEELRRLKTDYIDYYLMHMLTDIPTWEKLKKIGMQDWIEEKLASGQIRNIGFSYHGNTEMFKQLVDAYDWDFCQIQYNYIDEYSQAGVEGLRYANAKGLPVIIMEPLRGGRLVNLLPESAKELFRNDEEGRTPAELALKWLYNQPEVTCVLSGMNSMGMVERNVKTASESHVGCLTTSDAALIEQVKEEIKKHVKVGCTGCGYCMPCPRGVDIPGTFRCYNAMYSEGKKSGRKDYLQCTAFRKDTASASQCIGCGKCETHCPQHLEIRKELKCAASELEDVKYKVMKSAIRIFKLW; this is encoded by the coding sequence ATGCAGTATCGCAGGGATAAAAAAGGAAATGAAATTTCTGTTTTGGGATATGGATGTATGCGTTTTACCAAAAACGGCAGCAGTGTGGATATTGATAAAGCAGAAAAAGAAGTGATGGCTGCGATAAAAGCAGGTGTGAATTATTTTGACACCGCATATGTTTATGCAGGCAATGAAGTGGCAGTTGGAGAGATCTTAAACCGCAACCATTGCAGGGAGCAGATCTATCTTGCAACCAAACTGCCGCATTATCTGATCAAGTCTGTCGCAGGTGCGGAAAAGATGTTTCAGGAGGAACTTCGCAGATTAAAGACCGATTATATCGATTATTATCTGATGCATATGCTCACCGATATTCCAACCTGGGAAAAATTAAAAAAGATCGGTATGCAGGACTGGATCGAGGAAAAGTTAGCGTCCGGTCAGATCCGTAATATCGGATTTTCCTATCATGGGAATACCGAGATGTTCAAACAGCTTGTGGATGCTTATGACTGGGATTTCTGCCAGATCCAGTATAATTATATCGATGAATACTCACAGGCAGGCGTGGAGGGACTGCGCTATGCAAATGCGAAAGGACTTCCTGTTATTATCATGGAGCCGCTTAGGGGAGGCAGGCTTGTAAATCTTCTGCCGGAATCTGCAAAAGAGCTGTTCCGTAACGATGAAGAAGGACGTACACCGGCAGAACTCGCCTTAAAATGGCTTTATAACCAGCCGGAAGTGACCTGTGTACTTTCAGGAATGAATTCCATGGGAATGGTAGAGCGGAATGTAAAGACTGCCTCAGAGTCTCATGTGGGCTGTCTGACGACATCGGATGCTGCGCTGATCGAACAGGTAAAGGAAGAAATCAAAAAGCACGTGAAAGTCGGATGTACCGGCTGCGGATACTGTATGCCGTGTCCGCGAGGCGTGGATATACCGGGAACATTCCGCTGCTATAATGCAATGTATTCAGAAGGAAAAAAATCCGGAAGGAAAGATTATTTACAATGTACGGCTTTCCGTAAGGACACGGCAAGTGCATCCCAGTGTATCGGATGCGGAAAATGTGAGACACATTGTCCACAGCATCTTGAAATCCGAAAAGAACTAAAGTGTGCGGCATCAGAACTGGAAGATGTGAAATATAAAGTAATGAAATCTGCGATCCGGATTTTCAAATTATGGTAA
- the spoVAD gene encoding stage V sporulation protein AD → MSMQMGKQSICFKEPPYIISSASIVGKKEGEGPLGDCFDLIGEDDKFGQNTWEEAESTLQKEAFGMAVGKAGLFKEDIRYLFSGDLLGQNIATSFGLMDYQVPLFGLYGACSTCGEALSLGAMCVAAGYADYVVAMTSSHFASAEKQFRFPLEYANQRPMSATWTVTGSGAYVLGKRKSSACITGITTGKIMDYGIKDSMNMGAAMAPAAADTICQNFKDFGRKPEDYDQIITGDLGSVGQEILIDLLKKEGYDISQEHLDCGMLIFESKAQKTGAGGSGCGCSAVTLAGHFLKQVEMGKLRRILFVPTGALLSTVSFNEGKTVPGIAHGVVIEHAD, encoded by the coding sequence ATGAGCATGCAGATGGGAAAACAGAGTATTTGTTTTAAGGAGCCGCCTTATATCATAAGCAGCGCAAGCATTGTTGGAAAAAAAGAGGGAGAAGGGCCACTGGGAGATTGTTTTGACCTGATCGGTGAAGATGATAAATTCGGACAGAATACATGGGAAGAGGCTGAGAGTACGCTTCAGAAAGAGGCCTTTGGGATGGCGGTTGGTAAAGCAGGACTTTTTAAAGAAGATATCCGCTATCTTTTTTCAGGGGATCTCCTGGGACAAAATATTGCAACCTCATTTGGACTTATGGATTATCAGGTACCGCTCTTTGGGCTGTACGGTGCATGCAGTACCTGTGGCGAGGCACTTTCACTTGGTGCAATGTGTGTTGCGGCAGGATATGCAGATTACGTTGTGGCAATGACGTCGAGTCATTTTGCAAGTGCCGAAAAACAATTCCGGTTTCCGCTGGAATATGCAAACCAGAGACCAATGTCAGCAACATGGACGGTGACAGGGAGTGGTGCGTATGTGCTTGGAAAAAGGAAAAGCAGTGCCTGTATCACTGGAATCACGACCGGTAAGATCATGGATTATGGAATTAAAGATTCCATGAATATGGGGGCAGCAATGGCACCTGCGGCAGCAGATACGATCTGTCAGAATTTCAAAGATTTCGGACGGAAACCGGAGGACTATGATCAAATTATTACCGGGGATCTTGGAAGTGTGGGACAGGAGATACTGATCGATCTTTTAAAGAAAGAAGGATATGATATCAGCCAGGAGCATTTAGACTGTGGTATGCTGATCTTTGAGAGTAAAGCACAGAAAACCGGCGCCGGAGGCTCAGGATGCGGCTGCTCTGCCGTGACACTTGCAGGACATTTCTTAAAGCAGGTTGAGATGGGAAAATTACGCCGTATCTTATTCGTACCGACCGGTGCACTGCTTTCCACGGTATCTTTTAATGAGGGAAAAACGGTGCCTGGAATCGCACATGGTGTTGTGATCGAGCATGCAGATTAA
- a CDS encoding HIT family protein, translated as MDQNCAYCMEGELVAQFGIKICELPSSKVYLFKEQSHKGRVIVAHKKHVSEITELTAEERAAYIEDINHVAEALHKAFHPQKVNYGAYGDTGHHLHFHLVPKYTDGYEWGGTFAMNPGEKFLSEEEYATLIEEIKKYL; from the coding sequence ATGGATCAGAATTGTGCATATTGTATGGAGGGCGAATTAGTTGCCCAGTTTGGTATTAAAATCTGTGAACTGCCAAGTTCAAAGGTATATCTTTTTAAAGAGCAGAGCCACAAAGGCCGTGTAATCGTTGCACACAAAAAACATGTCAGTGAGATCACCGAGCTGACCGCCGAAGAACGTGCTGCTTACATTGAAGATATCAATCATGTGGCAGAAGCACTTCACAAAGCATTTCACCCGCAGAAAGTTAATTATGGTGCTTACGGTGATACAGGTCATCATCTGCATTTCCACCTCGTTCCAAAATATACAGACGGTTACGAGTGGGGAGGCACATTTGCCATGAATCCGGGAGAAAAATTCCTGTCAGAGGAAGAATATGCCACATTGATCGAAGAGATCAAAAAATACTTATAA
- a CDS encoding NAD(+) synthase, with product MRQGFVKVAAVTPKIRVADTGYNAKVICQAIKEAADEGAKVIVLPELCITGYTCGDLFLQEKLLREAKNELINIAKFTADIDAIVFVGLPLAYKGKLYNAAAALNRGKILGIVPKTYLPNYNEFYETRHFTRGMEEVVDVRLTEEMIVPMGTRQLFTCLEMPELVIAAELCEDLWTMNPPSISHAMHGATLIVNLSASDETTGKPAYRRELVSGQSARLLCGYIYASAGDGESTQDVVYSGHNLIAENGRLLAESELFSTQTVSTEIDVMRLASERRRMTTFETATEPMYHETVFSLKMEETKLTRYIDPMPFVPSGERDRTLRCEEILSIQSMGLKKRLEHTHCKSAVIGISGGLDSTLALLVTVRAFDALGMDHGNIKAVTMPGFGTTDRTYDNAVSLIRCLGADFTEVDIKDAVNVHFRDIGQNPSVHDVTYENGQARERTQILMDIANKSGGMVIGTGDLSELALGWATYNGDHMSMYAVNASVPKTLVRHLVRYYADTCGDETLKQVLLDVLDTPVSPELLPPEDGKISQKTEDLVGPYELHDFYLYHMLRLSYAPAKVYRLAKQAFAGTYDDATIFKWLETFYRRFFAQQFKRSCLPDGPKVGSVAVSPRGDLRMPSDASAAIWLSELEELKDAVSQG from the coding sequence ATGAGACAGGGATTTGTAAAAGTTGCAGCAGTAACGCCAAAGATCAGGGTTGCCGACACCGGATATAATGCAAAAGTAATCTGCCAGGCAATCAAAGAGGCAGCAGATGAGGGAGCAAAAGTGATCGTTCTGCCGGAGTTATGTATCACCGGATATACCTGTGGAGATCTGTTTTTGCAGGAAAAGCTGCTTCGGGAGGCAAAAAATGAATTAATAAATATTGCAAAATTTACAGCAGATATAGATGCGATCGTATTTGTTGGTCTTCCACTTGCATATAAAGGTAAATTATATAATGCGGCAGCGGCACTAAACCGTGGAAAAATTCTTGGCATTGTGCCGAAAACCTATCTTCCGAATTACAATGAGTTTTATGAGACACGTCATTTTACAAGAGGCATGGAAGAAGTGGTTGATGTGAGACTGACCGAAGAAATGATCGTGCCAATGGGAACAAGGCAGCTTTTTACCTGCCTCGAAATGCCGGAACTTGTGATCGCGGCAGAGCTCTGCGAGGATCTCTGGACGATGAATCCGCCAAGCATTTCACATGCTATGCATGGGGCAACTCTTATCGTGAATCTCTCTGCATCGGATGAGACAACCGGAAAACCGGCTTACCGCAGGGAGCTTGTGAGCGGACAGTCGGCGAGACTGCTCTGTGGTTATATCTATGCGAGTGCAGGAGATGGAGAATCCACACAGGATGTTGTCTATTCCGGGCATAACCTGATCGCAGAAAACGGCCGCCTGCTGGCAGAGTCGGAGCTTTTTTCTACACAGACAGTATCCACAGAGATCGATGTGATGCGTCTTGCGTCCGAGCGCCGCAGAATGACGACATTTGAGACAGCTACAGAGCCTATGTATCATGAGACAGTATTTTCCTTAAAGATGGAGGAGACAAAACTGACACGTTATATCGATCCGATGCCGTTTGTACCGTCCGGGGAGCGTGACAGAACACTGCGTTGTGAAGAGATATTATCCATTCAGTCAATGGGACTGAAAAAACGTTTAGAGCATACACACTGTAAATCTGCGGTGATCGGAATTTCCGGAGGACTCGATTCCACACTGGCACTTCTTGTTACCGTGCGTGCTTTTGATGCTCTTGGAATGGATCATGGTAATATCAAGGCAGTTACGATGCCGGGATTTGGTACGACAGACCGTACCTATGATAACGCTGTATCACTGATCCGCTGTCTTGGAGCGGACTTTACAGAGGTTGATATTAAAGACGCTGTTAACGTCCATTTCCGTGATATCGGACAGAATCCATCCGTGCATGATGTGACTTATGAAAACGGACAGGCGAGAGAGCGTACGCAGATATTGATGGATATTGCAAATAAATCCGGCGGTATGGTCATCGGAACCGGTGATCTCTCGGAGCTTGCGCTTGGCTGGGCAACTTATAATGGAGATCATATGTCCATGTATGCAGTCAATGCATCGGTGCCAAAGACGTTAGTGCGCCATCTGGTACGCTATTATGCAGATACCTGTGGGGATGAAACATTAAAACAGGTTCTTCTTGATGTGCTTGACACACCGGTTTCGCCGGAACTTTTACCGCCGGAGGACGGAAAGATCTCACAGAAAACGGAAGATCTGGTCGGTCCTTATGAACTGCATGATTTTTATCTGTATCATATGCTGCGTCTTTCCTATGCACCGGCAAAGGTTTACCGTCTGGCAAAACAGGCTTTTGCCGGAACTTATGATGATGCAACGATTTTTAAGTGGTTAGAGACATTTTACCGCCGGTTCTTTGCGCAGCAGTTTAAGCGTTCCTGTCTGCCGGACGGACCGAAGGTTGGAAGTGTTGCAGTATCTCCGCGCGGAGATCTGCGTATGCCGTCGGATGCGAGTGCTGCTATATGGTTATCGGAACTGGAGGAGTTAAAGGATGCAGTATCGCAGGGATAA
- a CDS encoding phosphatase PAP2 family protein: MIYLPWFGHLERTVTTHFHVIHVALDDYIPFCEYFIIPYFLWFGYVAWGLGYFYFKNKDEYFRLCTMLFTGMTIFLIVSTIYPNGHYLRPTTFARDNVFVHMVKWLYATDTATNLFPSIHVYNSIAVNLAVWHSGNFRDKKVIRIGSAVLMVSIILSTMFLKQHSVFDVVTGIIMAVFMYMLVYVQNPARMPAGERKYERKFL, encoded by the coding sequence ATGATTTATCTGCCATGGTTTGGTCATTTAGAGAGAACCGTTACCACACATTTTCATGTGATCCATGTTGCACTGGATGATTATATTCCATTCTGTGAATATTTTATCATTCCATACTTCTTATGGTTTGGATATGTGGCATGGGGACTTGGTTACTTCTACTTTAAAAATAAAGATGAATATTTCCGTTTATGCACCATGTTATTTACCGGTATGACGATCTTTCTGATCGTTTCTACCATTTATCCAAACGGGCATTATTTAAGACCGACTACCTTTGCACGTGATAATGTATTTGTACATATGGTAAAATGGCTTTACGCAACTGATACAGCAACGAATCTTTTTCCGAGCATTCACGTTTACAATTCCATTGCCGTCAATTTAGCTGTATGGCACAGTGGGAATTTCCGTGATAAAAAAGTTATCCGGATCGGCTCTGCTGTTCTTATGGTAAGTATTATTCTTTCTACCATGTTTTTAAAACAGCACTCTGTATTCGATGTTGTTACCGGAATCATCATGGCAGTATTTATGTATATGCTTGTTTATGTACAGAATCCGGCACGTATGCCGGCTGGTGAGCGCAAATACGAGCGCAAATTTTTATAA
- a CDS encoding IclR family transcriptional regulator: MAEQKETKNPVQSAERIFQVMEMLADHGEMGLMEISTALGLHKSTVHRLLMSLVYMGYAKQDEVSQKYMLSYKIVSMAGKMLDRMDILQVAKPYMERLSDISGETVHLVQREGNNILYIYKIEAKIGTIRMVSHVGMVHPMYCSGVGKAIMAELPESEVKQIWNESIIEKKTEHTITDYDEMLRVLKEAKKNGYALDDEENEEGVRCIAASLRDYHNEVKYAFSISGPTSRMTRERVEELSVDVKKVQEELSMELGWYRK, from the coding sequence ATGGCAGAACAGAAAGAAACAAAAAATCCGGTGCAGTCGGCTGAACGTATTTTTCAGGTAATGGAGATGTTAGCCGATCACGGTGAGATGGGACTGATGGAGATCAGCACAGCGTTAGGACTTCACAAAAGCACGGTACATCGCCTTCTGATGTCTTTAGTCTATATGGGATATGCAAAGCAGGATGAGGTATCCCAGAAGTATATGCTTTCCTATAAAATAGTAAGCATGGCAGGAAAAATGCTTGACCGCATGGATATTTTACAGGTCGCGAAACCATATATGGAACGTTTGTCAGATATCAGCGGGGAAACGGTGCATTTAGTGCAGCGGGAAGGAAATAATATTTTATATATTTATAAAATAGAAGCAAAGATTGGTACGATCCGCATGGTGTCCCATGTTGGTATGGTGCATCCGATGTATTGTTCCGGTGTGGGTAAAGCGATCATGGCAGAACTTCCGGAATCAGAAGTGAAGCAGATCTGGAATGAGAGTATCATCGAAAAAAAGACAGAGCATACGATCACAGATTATGATGAGATGCTTCGGGTGTTAAAAGAAGCAAAAAAGAATGGATATGCGCTTGATGATGAAGAAAATGAAGAAGGTGTGCGCTGCATCGCGGCGAGTCTTCGTGATTATCATAATGAAGTAAAATATGCATTCAGTATTTCCGGTCCGACCAGCCGGATGACGCGAGAGCGCGTGGAAGAGCTGTCTGTGGATGTCAAAAAAGTACAGGAAGAATTATCCATGGAATTAGGCTGGTATAGAAAATAG
- the spoVAE gene encoding stage V sporulation protein AE, with translation MDYVNAFWVGGAICALVQILMEKTKMLPGRIMVMLVCLGALLGALGIYQPFIEFAGAGASVPLLGFGNTLFKGVKEAVDEYGFLGIFLGGLKASAAGISAALVFAYLASIIFQPKMKK, from the coding sequence ATGGATTATGTCAATGCATTCTGGGTGGGAGGTGCGATCTGTGCACTGGTACAGATTTTAATGGAAAAAACGAAGATGCTTCCGGGCAGAATTATGGTCATGCTGGTGTGTCTTGGTGCGCTGCTTGGAGCGTTGGGAATTTATCAGCCGTTTATTGAATTTGCAGGAGCGGGAGCAAGTGTTCCGTTGCTTGGATTTGGAAATACCTTGTTTAAGGGTGTGAAAGAAGCAGTAGATGAATATGGTTTTCTTGGGATCTTTTTAGGCGGCTTAAAAGCAAGTGCCGCTGGTATTTCAGCGGCACTGGTCTTTGCATATCTTGCAAGTATTATTTTTCAGCCTAAGATGAAAAAATAG
- a CDS encoding bifunctional 4-hydroxy-2-oxoglutarate aldolase/2-dehydro-3-deoxy-phosphogluconate aldolase codes for MNKVLEEFSKIGIIPVIALDNVEDAAPLAKALCDGGLPCAEVTFRTAAAEESIRIMSEQFPEMLVGAGTVLTTEQVDRAVNAGAKFIVSPGLNPKVVKYCVEKGIPVTPGCSNPSDVEVAIELGLDVVKFFPAEAAGGLSMIKSMAAPYTKMKFMPTGGINAKNLTSYLDFKKIIACGGSWMVNKDMIAAKDWAGITALTKEAVSTMLGFKLLHVGVNNASEEVAAAESAKFATLLGENVKVGNSSMFVGSLIEMMKNPGRGTNGHICIQTNYLDRAIYHLEKRGFVFDESSFKYNDKGELTVAYLKDEIAGFAIHFNQK; via the coding sequence ATGAACAAAGTATTAGAAGAGTTTTCCAAAATCGGTATTATCCCGGTTATCGCACTTGACAATGTAGAGGATGCTGCACCTTTAGCAAAAGCATTATGCGACGGTGGTCTCCCATGTGCAGAAGTTACTTTCCGTACAGCAGCTGCTGAGGAATCTATCCGCATCATGTCCGAGCAGTTCCCGGAGATGTTAGTAGGTGCAGGTACTGTTCTTACCACAGAGCAGGTTGACCGTGCTGTAAATGCAGGCGCTAAATTTATCGTAAGCCCTGGTTTAAATCCAAAAGTTGTAAAATACTGTGTAGAAAAAGGAATCCCGGTAACTCCTGGATGCTCTAACCCAAGCGACGTTGAAGTTGCGATCGAACTTGGTCTTGACGTTGTTAAATTCTTCCCGGCAGAAGCTGCAGGCGGACTTAGCATGATCAAATCCATGGCAGCTCCTTATACCAAAATGAAATTCATGCCGACCGGCGGTATCAATGCAAAGAACTTAACAAGCTATCTTGATTTCAAGAAGATCATCGCATGTGGTGGATCCTGGATGGTTAACAAAGACATGATCGCAGCAAAAGACTGGGCTGGCATCACAGCTTTAACAAAAGAGGCTGTTTCTACCATGTTAGGTTTCAAACTGTTACATGTAGGTGTAAACAACGCTTCTGAGGAAGTAGCTGCTGCTGAGTCAGCAAAATTCGCAACTTTACTTGGTGAAAACGTAAAAGTTGGAAACAGCTCCATGTTCGTAGGTTCCCTGATCGAAATGATGAAAAATCCGGGACGTGGAACCAATGGTCATATCTGCATCCAGACTAACTACTTAGACCGCGCTATTTATCATCTTGAGAAACGTGGTTTCGTATTTGACGAATCTTCTTTCAAATACAATGACAAGGGCGAACTTACTGTTGCCTACTTAAAAGACGAGATCGCAGGTTTCGCAATTCACTTCAACCAGAAATAA
- a CDS encoding amidohydrolase family protein yields the protein MEKKSFVLKGNIVFSGENKELYSMEGGYIVCENGICRGAFEKLPQQYEKLPITDYGDKIILPGMTDLHVHAPQYTFRGLGMDLELLDWLNVHTFPEEAKYVDISYAKRAYGNFVSDLKHSLTTRACIFATLHRKATIMLMDLLEESGVVSYVGKVDMDRNGGENLCEADALTAAEDTKKWIDETAGKYERTKPILTPRFIPSCTDELMMALAKLQKTTGLRVQSHLSENPSEVAWVKELVPAAKNYADAYAIFDMLGDKEHPAIMAHCIYSEDEMDLLKEHGVYVAHCPESNLNLSSGIAPIRKFLEDGIAVGLGSDVAGGSSLSMAKALTLAVQVSKMYWRLIDENSKPLTFAEAFYLATAGGGSYFGKVGTFLDGYEFDAVVVEDHISKEVRKYTPIERTQRMMYDENLMTVCAKYVAGYECKL from the coding sequence TTGGAAAAAAAGAGTTTTGTTTTAAAAGGAAATATTGTATTTTCAGGAGAAAATAAAGAACTGTACAGCATGGAAGGAGGTTATATTGTTTGTGAAAACGGTATCTGTAGAGGTGCATTTGAAAAGCTGCCGCAGCAGTATGAAAAACTGCCGATTACAGATTACGGAGATAAGATCATTCTTCCGGGCATGACGGATCTTCATGTGCATGCCCCACAATATACCTTCCGCGGGCTTGGCATGGATTTAGAACTTTTAGACTGGCTGAATGTGCATACTTTTCCGGAAGAGGCAAAATATGTGGATATCTCCTATGCAAAACGTGCATATGGGAATTTTGTGTCTGATCTGAAACACAGTCTGACGACACGTGCATGTATTTTTGCAACGCTTCACAGGAAAGCGACGATCATGTTGATGGATCTTTTGGAAGAGAGCGGAGTTGTAAGCTATGTCGGTAAGGTAGATATGGATCGCAATGGCGGTGAAAATCTATGCGAGGCAGATGCGCTGACAGCAGCAGAGGACACAAAAAAGTGGATTGATGAGACAGCCGGAAAATATGAAAGAACAAAACCGATCTTAACGCCTCGATTTATTCCAAGCTGTACGGATGAGCTGATGATGGCACTTGCAAAACTGCAAAAGACCACCGGGCTTCGTGTGCAGTCTCACCTGTCGGAAAATCCGTCTGAGGTTGCCTGGGTAAAAGAACTTGTTCCGGCGGCAAAAAATTATGCAGATGCTTATGCTATTTTTGATATGTTAGGAGATAAGGAGCATCCGGCGATCATGGCTCACTGTATTTACAGTGAAGATGAGATGGATCTTTTGAAAGAACATGGTGTCTATGTGGCGCACTGTCCGGAATCAAACTTAAATCTTTCCTCCGGTATCGCACCAATCCGGAAGTTTTTAGAAGATGGTATCGCGGTCGGACTTGGCTCTGATGTGGCGGGAGGCTCATCTTTATCCATGGCAAAAGCGTTGACATTAGCAGTACAGGTTTCAAAAATGTACTGGCGTCTGATCGATGAAAACAGCAAGCCGCTGACGTTTGCAGAGGCATTCTATTTAGCAACAGCCGGAGGCGGAAGCTATTTTGGAAAAGTTGGTACTTTTTTGGATGGATATGAATTTGATGCGGTAGTAGTAGAAGATCATATATCGAAGGAAGTCAGAAAATATACACCAATAGAGCGCACACAGCGGATGATGTATGATGAGAATTTGATGACAGTCTGTGCGAAATATGTAGCGGGATACGAGTGCAAATTATAA
- a CDS encoding L,D-transpeptidase family protein translates to MYEIDQRAPVDATYADYTKENGYALVPADYGTEVDAAKVKKAVSDAILVLDETVDLEQSDCYRKPAVGDDDKDLLDLIDTLNQYVGVTITYDFGDDKEVLDGTTISTWLSEGTDEKVSIDEEEVLAFVKTLAKKYNTAYSPKELKTSYGTTVTVTGGFYGWRIDNSGEVEQILADLKAGKDVEREPVYLTTANSHGEHDYGDSYVEINLTNQHLFLYKDGKLVVESDFVSGNLAKGHDTPTGAFGLTYKTMNAVLRGPDYETPVTYWMPFNGDVGMHDATWRNKFGGSIYKTGGSHGCINLPASAAKKIYETIDKGYAVLVYRMPGDNPTVVQQPQADVPSVINAISIIGPVTLESETAIVNARNMYNSLSDADKAQVTNYDTLTAAEAALAALKAQQPADGGQQPDQSQPQDQSQQPDQSQPQDQSQQPDQSQPQDQGQQPDQSQPQDQGQQSDQSQPQDQG, encoded by the coding sequence ATGTATGAGATAGATCAGCGCGCACCGGTGGATGCGACTTATGCTGATTATACAAAAGAAAACGGTTATGCACTTGTCCCGGCCGATTATGGAACAGAGGTTGATGCGGCAAAAGTGAAAAAGGCAGTAAGTGACGCCATTTTAGTACTGGATGAAACCGTTGATCTAGAGCAGAGCGACTGTTATCGGAAGCCTGCAGTCGGAGATGATGACAAAGATCTGCTGGATTTGATTGACACGTTAAACCAGTATGTAGGTGTTACGATTACATATGACTTTGGGGATGATAAGGAAGTCCTGGATGGAACTACGATCAGTACCTGGCTTTCTGAGGGTACCGATGAAAAGGTTTCCATTGATGAGGAAGAAGTGCTTGCATTTGTAAAGACGCTGGCAAAAAAATATAACACAGCCTATTCCCCGAAAGAATTAAAAACTTCTTACGGTACGACAGTTACGGTCACAGGTGGTTTTTATGGCTGGAGAATTGACAACAGTGGAGAAGTAGAACAGATTTTAGCAGATTTAAAAGCAGGAAAAGACGTGGAAAGAGAGCCGGTATATCTCACAACTGCGAACAGTCATGGAGAGCATGACTATGGTGATTCTTACGTTGAGATCAATCTGACAAACCAGCATTTATTCCTCTATAAAGATGGAAAGCTGGTGGTGGAAAGTGATTTTGTTTCAGGAAATCTTGCAAAAGGGCATGATACTCCGACAGGTGCTTTTGGACTGACTTATAAGACCATGAATGCGGTTTTAAGAGGACCGGATTATGAGACACCGGTTACTTACTGGATGCCATTTAATGGTGACGTAGGTATGCATGATGCGACCTGGCGTAACAAATTTGGAGGAAGTATCTATAAGACAGGTGGTTCTCATGGATGTATCAACCTGCCGGCATCTGCAGCAAAGAAGATCTATGAGACGATCGATAAGGGATATGCAGTTTTAGTATATCGTATGCCGGGTGACAATCCGACTGTTGTGCAGCAGCCCCAGGCGGATGTTCCATCTGTGATCAATGCGATCAGTATTATCGGGCCTGTAACATTAGAGAGCGAAACAGCAATCGTGAATGCGAGAAATATGTACAATTCACTTTCAGATGCAGACAAGGCGCAGGTAACGAATTATGATACACTGACAGCGGCAGAGGCGGCACTTGCGGCATTGAAGGCACAGCAGCCGGCTGATGGAGGGCAGCAGCCAGATCAGAGCCAGCCACAGGATCAGAGCCAGCAGCCAGACCAGAGCCAGCCGCAGGATCAGAGCCAGCAGCCAGACCAGAGCCAGCCGCAGGATCAGGGGCAGCAGCCAGACCAGAGCCAGCCGCAGGATCAGGGACAGCAGTCAGACCAGAGCCAGCCACAGGATCAGGGGTAA